The following are from one region of the Strix uralensis isolate ZFMK-TIS-50842 chromosome 4, bStrUra1, whole genome shotgun sequence genome:
- the RBPJ gene encoding recombining binding protein suppressor of hairless isoform X3, with translation MRNYLKERGDQTVLILHAKVAQKSYGNEKRFFCPPPCVYLMGSGWKKKKEQMERDGCTEQESQPCAFIGIGNSDQEMQQLNLEGKNYCTAKTLYISDSDKRKHFMLSVKMFYGNSDDIGVFLSKRIKVISKPSKKKQSLKNADLCIASGTKVALFNRLRSQTVSTRYLHVEGGNFHASSQQWGAFYIHLLDDDESEGEEFTVRDGYIHYGQTVKLVCSVTGMALPRLIIRKVDKQTALLDADDPVSQLHKCAFYLKDTERMYLCLSQERIIQFQATPCPKEPNKEMINDGASWTIISTDKAEYTFYEGMGPVHAPVTPVPVVESLQLNGGGDVAMLELTGQNFTPNLRVWFGDVEAETMYRCAESMLCVVPDISAFREGWRWVRQPVQVPVTLVRNDGIIYSTSLTFTYTPEPGPRPHCSAAGAILRANSSLMASSETNTNSEGSYTNVSTNPTNVTSSTATVVS, from the exons gttcTTTTGTCCTCCTCCATGTGTGTATCTTATGGGCAgtggatggaagaaaaaaaaagagcaaatggaaCGGGATGGTTGCACTGAGCAAGAGTCACAACCTTGCGCCTTCATTGGAATAGGAAACAGTGACCAAGAAATGCAGCAGCTGAACTTGGAAGGAAAG AATTATTGCACTGCCAAAACATTATACATATCAGACTCAGACAAGAGAAAGCACTTCATGTTATCAGTAAAAATGTTCTATGGCAATAGTGACGACATCGGTGTGTTCCTCAGTAAACGGATCAAAGTCATCTCCAAACCTTCTAAAAAGAAACAGTCACTGAAAAATGCAGACT TATGTATTGCGTCAGGGACTAAAGTGGCACTATTTAATAGACTTCGATCCCAAACAGTTAGCACCAGATATTTGCACGTAGAAGGTGGCAATTTCCATGCCAGTTCACAACAGTGGGGAGCATTTTACATTCACCTCT TGGATGATGATGAATCAGAAGGAGAAGAATTCACAGTGAGAGATGGCTACATTCATTATGGGCAGACTGTCAAACTTGTATGCTCAGTTACTGGCATGGCACTCCCAAGACTG ATAATTCGAAAAGTAGATAAACAAACAGCGTTATTGGATGCAGATGATCCAGTATCGCAGCTCCATAAATGTGCATTTTACCTTAAAGACACTGAGAGAATGTATTTGTGCCTTTCCCAGGAGAGAATAATCCAATTTCAA gCCACTCCATGCCCAAAAGAACCAAATAAAGAAATGATTAATGATGGAGCTTCTTGGACAATCATTAGTACAGATAAAGCAGAATACACATTTTATGAGGGGATGGGACCGGTCCATGCTCCAGTGACACCTGTGCCTGTTGTAGAAAGTCTTCaa TTGAATGGTGGCGGGGATGTAGCAATGTTGGAACTTACAGGACAGAACTTCACTCCAAATTTACGTGTCTGGTTTGGGGATGTGGAAGCTGAAACCATGTACAG ATGCGCAGAGAGCATGCTATGTGTTGTTCCAGACATTTCTGCATTTCGAGAGGGTTGGAGGTGGGTCCGTCAGCCAGTCCAGGTTCCAGTAACTTTGGTCCGTAATGATGGCATCATTTACTCCACCAGCCTTACCTTTACATACACACCGGAACCAGGGCCACGACcacactgcagtgctgctggagcAATCCTCAGAGCCAACTCAAGCCTCATGGCTTCCAGTGAAACAAATACAAACAGCGAGGGAAGTTACACAAATGTCAGCACAAATCCAACCAATGTCACATCATCTACAGCAACCGTAGTTTCCTAA
- the RBPJ gene encoding recombining binding protein suppressor of hairless isoform X2, which produces MKFGERPQPKRLTREAMRNYLKERGDQTVLILHAKVAQKSYGNEKRFFCPPPCVYLMGSGWKKKKEQMERDGCTEQESQPCAFIGIGNSDQEMQQLNLEGKNYCTAKTLYISDSDKRKHFMLSVKMFYGNSDDIGVFLSKRIKVISKPSKKKQSLKNADLCIASGTKVALFNRLRSQTVSTRYLHVEGGNFHASSQQWGAFYIHLLDDDESEGEEFTVRDGYIHYGQTVKLVCSVTGMALPRLIIRKVDKQTALLDADDPVSQLHKCAFYLKDTERMYLCLSQERIIQFQATPCPKEPNKEMINDGASWTIISTDKAEYTFYEGMGPVHAPVTPVPVVESLQLNGGGDVAMLELTGQNFTPNLRVWFGDVEAETMYRCAESMLCVVPDISAFREGWRWVRQPVQVPVTLVRNDGIIYSTSLTFTYTPEPGPRPHCSAAGAILRANSSLMASSETNTNSEGSYTNVSTNPTNVTSSTATVVS; this is translated from the exons gttcTTTTGTCCTCCTCCATGTGTGTATCTTATGGGCAgtggatggaagaaaaaaaaagagcaaatggaaCGGGATGGTTGCACTGAGCAAGAGTCACAACCTTGCGCCTTCATTGGAATAGGAAACAGTGACCAAGAAATGCAGCAGCTGAACTTGGAAGGAAAG AATTATTGCACTGCCAAAACATTATACATATCAGACTCAGACAAGAGAAAGCACTTCATGTTATCAGTAAAAATGTTCTATGGCAATAGTGACGACATCGGTGTGTTCCTCAGTAAACGGATCAAAGTCATCTCCAAACCTTCTAAAAAGAAACAGTCACTGAAAAATGCAGACT TATGTATTGCGTCAGGGACTAAAGTGGCACTATTTAATAGACTTCGATCCCAAACAGTTAGCACCAGATATTTGCACGTAGAAGGTGGCAATTTCCATGCCAGTTCACAACAGTGGGGAGCATTTTACATTCACCTCT TGGATGATGATGAATCAGAAGGAGAAGAATTCACAGTGAGAGATGGCTACATTCATTATGGGCAGACTGTCAAACTTGTATGCTCAGTTACTGGCATGGCACTCCCAAGACTG ATAATTCGAAAAGTAGATAAACAAACAGCGTTATTGGATGCAGATGATCCAGTATCGCAGCTCCATAAATGTGCATTTTACCTTAAAGACACTGAGAGAATGTATTTGTGCCTTTCCCAGGAGAGAATAATCCAATTTCAA gCCACTCCATGCCCAAAAGAACCAAATAAAGAAATGATTAATGATGGAGCTTCTTGGACAATCATTAGTACAGATAAAGCAGAATACACATTTTATGAGGGGATGGGACCGGTCCATGCTCCAGTGACACCTGTGCCTGTTGTAGAAAGTCTTCaa TTGAATGGTGGCGGGGATGTAGCAATGTTGGAACTTACAGGACAGAACTTCACTCCAAATTTACGTGTCTGGTTTGGGGATGTGGAAGCTGAAACCATGTACAG ATGCGCAGAGAGCATGCTATGTGTTGTTCCAGACATTTCTGCATTTCGAGAGGGTTGGAGGTGGGTCCGTCAGCCAGTCCAGGTTCCAGTAACTTTGGTCCGTAATGATGGCATCATTTACTCCACCAGCCTTACCTTTACATACACACCGGAACCAGGGCCACGACcacactgcagtgctgctggagcAATCCTCAGAGCCAACTCAAGCCTCATGGCTTCCAGTGAAACAAATACAAACAGCGAGGGAAGTTACACAAATGTCAGCACAAATCCAACCAATGTCACATCATCTACAGCAACCGTAGTTTCCTAA
- the RBPJ gene encoding recombining binding protein suppressor of hairless isoform X4 yields MRNYLKERGDQTVLILHAKVAQKSYGNEKRFFCPPPCVYLMGSGWKKKKEQMERDGCTEQESQPCAFIGIGNSDQEMQQLNLEGKNYCTAKTLYISDSDKRKHFMLSVKMFYGNSDDIGVFLSKRIKVISKPSKKKQSLKNADLDDDESEGEEFTVRDGYIHYGQTVKLVCSVTGMALPRLIIRKVDKQTALLDADDPVSQLHKCAFYLKDTERMYLCLSQERIIQFQATPCPKEPNKEMINDGASWTIISTDKAEYTFYEGMGPVHAPVTPVPVVESLQLNGGGDVAMLELTGQNFTPNLRVWFGDVEAETMYRCAESMLCVVPDISAFREGWRWVRQPVQVPVTLVRNDGIIYSTSLTFTYTPEPGPRPHCSAAGAILRANSSLMASSETNTNSEGSYTNVSTNPTNVTSSTATVVS; encoded by the exons gttcTTTTGTCCTCCTCCATGTGTGTATCTTATGGGCAgtggatggaagaaaaaaaaagagcaaatggaaCGGGATGGTTGCACTGAGCAAGAGTCACAACCTTGCGCCTTCATTGGAATAGGAAACAGTGACCAAGAAATGCAGCAGCTGAACTTGGAAGGAAAG AATTATTGCACTGCCAAAACATTATACATATCAGACTCAGACAAGAGAAAGCACTTCATGTTATCAGTAAAAATGTTCTATGGCAATAGTGACGACATCGGTGTGTTCCTCAGTAAACGGATCAAAGTCATCTCCAAACCTTCTAAAAAGAAACAGTCACTGAAAAATGCAGACT TGGATGATGATGAATCAGAAGGAGAAGAATTCACAGTGAGAGATGGCTACATTCATTATGGGCAGACTGTCAAACTTGTATGCTCAGTTACTGGCATGGCACTCCCAAGACTG ATAATTCGAAAAGTAGATAAACAAACAGCGTTATTGGATGCAGATGATCCAGTATCGCAGCTCCATAAATGTGCATTTTACCTTAAAGACACTGAGAGAATGTATTTGTGCCTTTCCCAGGAGAGAATAATCCAATTTCAA gCCACTCCATGCCCAAAAGAACCAAATAAAGAAATGATTAATGATGGAGCTTCTTGGACAATCATTAGTACAGATAAAGCAGAATACACATTTTATGAGGGGATGGGACCGGTCCATGCTCCAGTGACACCTGTGCCTGTTGTAGAAAGTCTTCaa TTGAATGGTGGCGGGGATGTAGCAATGTTGGAACTTACAGGACAGAACTTCACTCCAAATTTACGTGTCTGGTTTGGGGATGTGGAAGCTGAAACCATGTACAG ATGCGCAGAGAGCATGCTATGTGTTGTTCCAGACATTTCTGCATTTCGAGAGGGTTGGAGGTGGGTCCGTCAGCCAGTCCAGGTTCCAGTAACTTTGGTCCGTAATGATGGCATCATTTACTCCACCAGCCTTACCTTTACATACACACCGGAACCAGGGCCACGACcacactgcagtgctgctggagcAATCCTCAGAGCCAACTCAAGCCTCATGGCTTCCAGTGAAACAAATACAAACAGCGAGGGAAGTTACACAAATGTCAGCACAAATCCAACCAATGTCACATCATCTACAGCAACCGTAGTTTCCTAA